One genomic region from Lycorma delicatula isolate Av1 chromosome 1, ASM4794821v1, whole genome shotgun sequence encodes:
- the LOC142334412 gene encoding histone H4 has product MTGRGKGGKGLGKGGAKRHRKVLRDNIQGITKPAIRRLARRGGVKRISGLIYEETRGVLKVFLENVIRDAVTYTEHAKRKTVTAMDVVYALKRQGRTLYGFGG; this is encoded by the coding sequence ATGACCGGTCGCGGGAAAGGAGGTAAAGGTTTGGGCAAAGGCGGAGCCAAGCGTCACCGCAAGGTCCTGCGAGACAACATCCAGGGCATCACCAAGCCGGCCATCAGGCGTCTGGCCCGCCGCGGCGGTGTGAAACGTATCTCAGGTCTCATATACGAAGAGACCAGAGGAGTACTTAAAGTGTTCCTCGAGAACGTAATCAGAGACGCAGTCACTTACACCGAACACGCAAAGAGGAAAACTGTAACCGCCATGGACGTGGTGTACGCGCTGAAGAGGCAAGGCAGAACTCTGTACGGCTTCGGCGGTTAA
- the LOC142334396 gene encoding histone H2B, which yields MPPKTSGKAAKKAGKAQKNIAKGDKKKKRKRKESYAVYIYKVLKQVHPDTGISSKAMSIMNSFVNDIFERIAAEASRLAHYNKRSTITSREIQTAVRLLLPGELAKHAVSEGTKAVTKYTSSK from the coding sequence ATGCCACCTAAGACCAGCGGTAAAGCGGCCAAGAAGGCCGGCAAGGCGCAAAAGAACATCGCCAAGGGAGACAAGAAAAAGAAACGCAAGAGGAAGGAAAGCTACGCGGTGTACATCTACAAAGTGTTGAAGCAGGTCCATCCTGACACCGGCATCTCCTCTAAGGCGATGAGCATCATGAACAGCTTCGTTAACGATATATTCGAGCGCATCGCGGCCGAGGCTTCCAGGCTCGCCCACTACAACAAGCGGTCCACAATCACCAGCAGGGAGATCCAGACCGCCGTACGGCTTCTGTTGCCCGGTGAATTGGCCAAACACGCTGTCAGCGAAGGCACCAAGGCCGTAACCAAATACACGAGCTCTAAGTAA
- the LOC142334373 gene encoding histone H3, giving the protein MARTKQTARKSTGGKAPRKQLATKAARKSAPATGGVKKPHRYRPGTVALREIRRYQKSTELLIRKLPFQRLVREIAQDFKTDLRFQSSAVMALQEASEAYLVGLFEDTNLCAIHAKRVTIMPKDIQLARRIRGERA; this is encoded by the coding sequence ATGGCCCGTACCAAGCAGACCGCCCGCAAATCCACCGGTGGCAAAGCTCCCAGGAAGCAGCTGGCGACCAAGGCGGCACGCAAGAGCGCCCCGGCCACCGGCGGCGTGAAGAAACCTCATCGCTACAGGCCTGGAACTGTCGCCCTCCGTGAGATCCGTAGATACCAGAAGAGCACGGAGCTACTCATACGCAAGCTGCCGTTCCAGCGGCTGGTACGTGAGATAGCGCAGGACTTCAAGACCGATCTCCGGTTCCAGAGTTCCGCCGTCATGGCTCTGCAGGAAGCCAGCGAGGCTTATCTGGTCGGGCTGTTTGAAGACACAAATCTGTGCGCCATCCACGCCAAACGTGTGACAATTATGCCGAAAGACATCCAGCTGGCTCGTCGTATTCGCGGAGAGAGAGCTTAA
- the LOC142334366 gene encoding histone H1-like, with protein sequence MSDSTATASAPVATATTPAKAAPGKKAASKAGGSKKPRSKPAHPPTADMVNAAIAGLKERGGSSLQAIKKYIAANYKVDAEKLAPFIKKYLKTAVAAGALTQPKGKGASGSFKISVKGEGKAAPAKKPSAPKPKPKKAAAASKPKSASAKKAAAPKPKSPSKAKKVSKPPTKKPKSPKPKKAAVKKPKSPKKAAAGKKK encoded by the coding sequence atgtcaGACAGCACCGCTACAGCTTCAGCTCCCGTCGCCACAGCGACAACTCCGGCCAAGGCAGCTCCAGGGAAAAAGGCGGCATCCAAAGCAGGCGGTTCGAAGAAGCCGAGGTCTAAGCCGGCGCACCCGCCGACAGCCGATATGGTCAACGCGGCGATCGCCGGTCTCAAAGAGCGCGGCGGATCTTCTCTGCAGGCGATAAAGAAGTACATAGCAGCCAACTACAAGGTAGACGCCGAAAAGTTGGCCCCGTTCATCAAGAAATATCTGAAAACGGCGGTCGCGGCAGGCGCCCTCACGCAGCCGAAAGGTAAAGGAGCGTCCGGCTCTTTCAAGATATCAGTGAAGGGCGAAGGCAAAGCCGCCCCGGCTAAGAAACCGTCCGCTCCGAAGCCGAAACCGAAGAAAGCCGCAGCAGCCAGCAAACCGAAGAGCGCTTCTGCGAAGAAGGCGGCCGCCCCGAAACCGAAGTCTCCATCGAAGGCGAAAAAGGTGTCCAAGCCGCCGACCAAGAAACCAAAGTCTCCGAAGCCGAAGAAGGCAGCAGTGAAGAAACCAAAGTCGCCCAAGAAAGCAGCCGCTGGAaagaagaagtaa
- the LOC142334378 gene encoding histone H2A, producing MSGRGKGGKVKGKAKSRSSRAGLQFPVGRIHRLLRKGNYAERVGAGAPVYLAAVMEYLAAEVLELAGNAARDNKKTRIIPRHLQLAIRNDEELNKLLSGVTIAQGGVLPNIQAVLLPKKTEKKA from the coding sequence ATGTCAGGTCGCGGAAAGGGTGGTAAAGTGAAGGGAAAGGCAAAGTCGCGGTCTTCCCGCGCCGGTCTTCAATTCCCGGTGGGCAGAATCCACCGTCTTCTCAGGAAGGGCAACTACGCAGAACGTGTCGGAGCGGGCGCTCCGGTCTACCTGGCTGCCGTCATGGAATATTTGGCTGCGGAAGTATTGGAGTTGGCAGGAAACGCGGCCAGGGACAACAAGAAAACTCGTATCATCCCGAGGCACTTGCAGTTGGCCATCCGCAATGACGAGGAGTTAAACAAGCTTTTGTCCGGGGTCACCATCGCACAAGGTGGTGTCTTGCCGAACATTCAAGCCGTGCTTCTGCCGAAGAAGACCGAGAAGAAAGCTTAA